A single genomic interval of Anopheles marshallii chromosome 2, idAnoMarsDA_429_01, whole genome shotgun sequence harbors:
- the LOC128710430 gene encoding luciferin 4-monooxygenase-like, which yields MHTKEDDQYVLYGGPDPTDLDQYGSLGEVIVEELKLRPSNIGLIEPVTLEELTYSQILERSARLALGLSNIGIKRTDNVAIFSQNSLEYCITMFGSIFVGAPLALLNPAYVEGELKHAIELASPKLIFVSPDVLEKLMQTLRGMVGPKPRVVLYGEHAAASQYPELIPFTSLLHNGPIDLKSYRPEPVNKVGHVALIVLSSGTTGLPKGVELTHQSIIATIAHSKESAKIVELPDQLVALAVTPLFHVVAGVGLLNMVTNNCRCVVMPRFDPHLFLSCIEKYQVNLMTLVPPLMVFLAKHPMVDNYNLSTLMTLFCGAAPLSKEIEDQVRERLGVAFIRQGYGMSETTLGVLMQDGFENKAGSVGKVRMGQWVKVIDAETGRALGPNQRGELCLKGSLIMKGYVGKEQAIDADGWLHTGDIAYYDDDHEFFIVDRIKELIKYKGFQVPPAELEAILLEHPKIGDAAVIGVPDERAGELPLAFVVKEHGEQLSEQEVKDFVAGKVSEQKRLYGGVRFIEEIPKTASGKILRRELRDLVKNTKSKL from the exons ATGCATACAAAGGAGGATGACCAGTACGTTCTGTACGGTGGACCCGACCCAACTGACCTGGACCAGTACGGTTCGCTGGGAGAGGTGATCGTAGAGGAGCTGAAACTGCGCCCGTCAAACATTGGTTTG ATTGAGCCCGTTACACTAGAAGAGCTTACCTACAGTCAGATATTAGAACGATCGGCACGCCTCGCCCTGGGTCTGTCCAACATCGGCATCAAGCGCACAGACAATGTGGCAATATTTAGCCAAAACAGCCTAGAGTACTGCATCACGATGTTTGGCAGTATTTTCGTCGGTGCTCCATTGGCCCTATTGAATCCAGCCTACGTAGAAG GGGAGCTAAAGCACGCGATTGAACTGGCAAGTCCGAAGCTAATTTTTGTATCACCCGATGTGCTGGAAAAACTGATGCAGACGCTCCGTGGGATGGTCGGACCAAAGCCGCGCGTCGTACTGTACGGTGAACATGCAGCAGCTAGCCAATATCCCGAACTGATACCCTTTACCAGCCTGCTCCACAATGGTCCAATCGATCTGAAATCCTATCGACCAGAGCCGGTGAATAAGGTTGGACATGTAGCACTGATCGTCTTATCGTCTGGCACAACCGGGCTGCCCAAGGGAGTGGAGTTAACGCACCAGAGCATCATAGCTACGATTGCACACTCGAAAGAATCGGCCAAGATAGTGGAGCTGCCCGACCAGCTGGTGGCGCTGGCAGTGACACCCTTGTTCCACGTGGTGGCCGGTGTCGGTTTGCTCAATATGGTCACGAACAACTGCCGTTGTGTGGTGATGCCCCGATTCGATCCCCACCTGTTTCTCAGCTGCATCGAGAAGTATCAGGTTAACCTGATGACACTCGTGCCTCCGCTGATGGTGTTTCTAGCCAAACATCCGATGGTGGACAACTACAACCTTTCGACGCTCATGACGCTGTTCTGTGGTGCGGCTCCACTGAGCAAGGAGATCGAGGATCAGGTACGGGAACGGCTCGGTGTGGCATTCATACGGCAGGGATACGGCATGAGCGAAACCACGCTAGGCGTACTGATGCAGGACGGGTTCGAGAACAAGGCCGGCAGCGTAGGCAAAGTGCGCATGGGTCAGTGGGTGAAGGTGATCGATGCGGAGACGGGTCGCGCCCTGGGACCAAACCAACGTGGTGAGCTCTGCTTGAAGGGTTCGCTAATAATGAAGGGGTACGTGGGCAAGGAGCAGGCCATCGATGCTGATGGTTGGTTGCACACCGGTGACATCGCCTACTACGATGACGATCACGAGTTCTTCATAGTGGATCGCATTAAGGAGTTGATAAAGTACAAGGGTTTCCAGGTACCGCCGGCCGAGTTGGAAGCGATACTGCTGGAGCATCCAAAGATAGGCGATGCCGCTGTGATCGGTGTGCCGGACGAACGTGCCGGTGAGTTACCGCTTGCGTTCGTGGTGAAGGAGCACGGTGAACAGTTGTCGGAGCAGGAGGTGAAGGACTTCGTCGCCGGCAAGGTGTCCGAACAGAAGCGCCTGTACGGTGGGGTTCGATTTATCGAAGAGATTCCAAAGACGGCGAGCGGCAAAATATTGCGCCGGGAGCTAAGGGACCTGGTGAAGAATACCAAATCGAAGTTATAG